The following proteins are encoded in a genomic region of Nicotiana sylvestris chromosome 4, ASM39365v2, whole genome shotgun sequence:
- the LOC138890274 gene encoding uncharacterized protein, whose amino-acid sequence MIDENVNEEARIDIQDAKVETQNNVNPSREHVIDMPESVVPKAKAHLPRPAPPYPERITKQKNENQFKKFIDMMKSSSINIPLVEALEQMSDYAKFMKDLVIKKRSMDCKTIKMTHQVSAIVHSMALKLEDPDALTIPCTIGSADFAKALCDLGSSINLMPYSVFKTLGIGQPRLTSMRLQMVDRMMKRPLGIIDDVLVRVDKFILLADFVILNCEVDYEVPIILEKPFLATGKALVDVEAGELIFQVGDEKIVFMGASQ is encoded by the coding sequence atgattgatgagaatgtgaatgaagaagcaaggattgatattcaagatgccaagGTTGAGACTCAGAAtaatgtgaacccgtctagggaacacgtaatagacatgccagagtcggttgtgcctaaagccaaggctcattTGCCAAGGCCAGCTCCACCTTATCCTGAAAGGATCacaaagcagaaaaatgagaatcagttcaaaaagttcattgacatgatgaagagctcaTCCATTAATAtacctttggtggaggctcttgaacaaatgtcggactatgctaaattcatgaaggacttggtgataaagaaaagatccatggattgtaaAACTAttaagatgacccaccaagttagtgcaatagtgcattcaatggccctgaagcttgaagatcctgatGCTTTAACCATTCCTTGCactattgggagtgcggattttgctaaggctctatgtgatttggggtcaagtatcaatttgatgccctactcagttttcaagactttgggtattgggcagccAAGgttgacttccatgagattgcaaatggtggatagaatgatgaagagaccattgggtattattgatgatgtgcttgtccgggtggacaaatttatcttactagctgattttgtgatcttgaattgtgaggtagattatgaagttccaattaTACTGGAAaaacctttccttgctactgggaaggccttagtagatgtggaagcaggggaactcatcttccaggtgggtgatgagaaaATAGTTTTCATgggtgcaagtcaatga